From Bacillus sp. FSL K6-3431, the proteins below share one genomic window:
- a CDS encoding UDP-N-acetylglucosamine 1-carboxyvinyltransferase: MEKLKIAGGYPLKGTIKVSGAKNSAVALIPATILAESPVTIEGLPDISDVHTLQALLEEIGGDVSFQNGEMEVDPSRMVSMPLPNGKVKKLRASYYLMGAMLGRFKKAVIGLPGGCHLGPRPIDQHIKGFEALGAKVTNEQGAIYLRADELRGARIYLDVVSVGATINIMLAAVRAKGRTIIENAAKEPEIIDVSTLLTNMGAKIKGAGTDVIRIDGVDSLNGCRHTIIPDRIEAGTFMILAAAAGEGVLIDNVIPLHMESVIAKLRELGVSVETSDEQIFIGKGERLSAVDVKTLVYPGFPTDLQQPFTVLLTKAAGTSVVTDTIYSARFKHIDELRRMNANIKVEGSTAIVNGPTQLQGAKVKASDLRAGAALVIAGLLAEGITEVTGLEHIDRGYSGLVDKLNGLGATIWREKMTEEEMEQLKSS, encoded by the coding sequence ATGGAAAAGCTTAAAATTGCAGGCGGATATCCGTTAAAAGGGACAATCAAAGTGAGTGGAGCAAAAAATAGTGCAGTTGCTTTGATACCTGCCACAATCTTGGCTGAGTCGCCTGTAACGATAGAAGGTCTTCCGGATATTTCAGATGTTCATACGTTGCAAGCGCTGCTAGAGGAAATCGGTGGAGATGTTTCTTTTCAGAATGGGGAAATGGAAGTTGATCCAAGCAGAATGGTCTCCATGCCACTTCCTAACGGAAAGGTGAAGAAATTGCGTGCATCTTATTATCTAATGGGAGCCATGCTTGGCCGATTTAAAAAAGCGGTTATCGGTCTGCCAGGAGGCTGCCATTTGGGACCTCGCCCAATTGATCAACATATTAAAGGGTTCGAAGCCTTAGGTGCAAAAGTAACGAATGAACAAGGTGCTATTTATTTACGTGCTGATGAATTACGCGGTGCTCGAATTTATCTAGATGTTGTTAGTGTAGGTGCAACAATTAATATAATGCTCGCTGCTGTTAGAGCAAAAGGGCGGACCATTATTGAAAATGCTGCTAAAGAGCCTGAGATCATTGATGTTTCCACTCTCCTTACAAACATGGGGGCAAAGATTAAAGGGGCAGGAACAGATGTCATCCGGATTGATGGAGTTGATTCATTAAACGGCTGCCGTCACACGATTATTCCTGACCGAATTGAAGCAGGAACGTTTATGATTTTAGCTGCTGCTGCAGGAGAAGGCGTTTTAATTGATAACGTTATCCCACTTCATATGGAGTCCGTGATTGCTAAGTTAAGGGAACTAGGCGTTTCAGTAGAAACTAGTGATGAGCAAATTTTTATTGGTAAAGGCGAACGCTTAAGCGCAGTTGATGTGAAAACTTTAGTGTATCCAGGCTTTCCAACCGATTTACAGCAACCGTTTACTGTCCTCTTAACGAAAGCGGCAGGTACCTCTGTTGTTACAGATACGATTTATTCGGCCCGCTTTAAACATATTGACGAACTTAGAAGAATGAACGCTAATATTAAAGTAGAAGGTAGTACGGCGATTGTTAATGGCCCTACACAGCTTCAAGGTGCCAAAGTAAAAGCGTCTGATCTTCGAGCTGGAGCAGCCCTCGTCATAGCTGGGTTACTTGCAGAAGGAATTACAGAAGTGACTGGACTCGAACATATCGACCGCGGTTATAGTGGATTGGTTGATAAATTAAATGGGCTTGGTGCAACCATCTGGCGTGAAAAAATGACTGAAGAAGAAATGGAACAGCTAAAAAGCTCTTGA
- the fba gene encoding class II fructose-1,6-bisphosphate aldolase: MPLVSMTEMLNKAKEEKYAVGQFNLNNLEFTQAILQAAEEEKSPVILGVSEGAARYMGGFKFVVKMVEALMEEYGTTVPVAIHLDHGSSFEACAKAIDAGFTSVMIDGSHFPLDENIALTQKVVELAHMLGVSVEAELGRIGGQEDDLSVDEADASYAIPEECDRLVRETGVDCFAPALGSVHGPYKGEPNLGFGRMEEVMNLTGIPLVLHGGTGIPTKDIQRAISLGTAKINVNTENQIASARRVREVLADLPEEYDPRKYLGPAREAIKETVIGKMREFGSSNKA; the protein is encoded by the coding sequence ATGCCTTTAGTTTCCATGACTGAAATGTTGAATAAAGCAAAAGAAGAAAAATATGCAGTTGGTCAGTTCAACTTGAACAACCTTGAGTTTACCCAAGCGATCCTGCAAGCAGCGGAAGAAGAAAAATCCCCAGTAATTCTAGGAGTTTCCGAAGGTGCAGCACGTTATATGGGCGGCTTCAAGTTTGTTGTTAAAATGGTTGAAGCATTGATGGAAGAATACGGGACAACGGTTCCTGTCGCTATCCATCTTGACCACGGTTCTAGTTTTGAAGCTTGTGCGAAAGCGATAGATGCTGGTTTTACATCTGTTATGATTGACGGATCACATTTCCCACTTGACGAGAATATTGCTCTAACGCAAAAAGTAGTAGAGCTTGCTCATATGCTTGGTGTTTCGGTTGAAGCGGAACTTGGACGAATTGGTGGACAAGAAGATGACCTATCTGTTGATGAAGCAGATGCATCTTATGCCATTCCTGAAGAATGTGACCGTTTAGTACGCGAAACAGGCGTTGACTGCTTTGCTCCTGCACTTGGGTCAGTTCACGGACCATATAAAGGCGAACCAAACCTTGGTTTCGGACGTATGGAAGAAGTAATGAACTTAACAGGAATTCCACTCGTGCTTCATGGTGGGACAGGCATTCCAACAAAAGATATTCAACGTGCCATTTCTCTTGGAACTGCGAAAATTAATGTTAATACTGAGAACCAAATTGCTTCTGCTAGACGTGTACGCGAAGTATTAGCAGATTTGCCTGAAGAATATGATCCACGTAAATACCTAGGACCTGCTCGTGAGGCAATTAAAGAAACGGTTATTGGGAAAATGCGTGAATTTGGTTCATCTAACAAAGCTTAA
- a CDS encoding response regulator, whose protein sequence is MSEKILIVDDQLGIRILLNEILLKEGYQVFQAANGFQALDITEKNAPDLVLLDMKIPGMDGLEILKRLKQKDPDIRVIIMTAYGELEMINASNELGALAHFPKPFDIVEIREAVRKYLPMRIDS, encoded by the coding sequence ATGTCTGAGAAAATTTTAATCGTCGATGACCAGCTAGGTATACGAATTTTATTAAACGAGATTTTACTAAAAGAGGGTTATCAGGTTTTTCAAGCAGCAAACGGATTTCAAGCACTCGACATCACTGAAAAGAATGCACCAGACCTCGTATTACTCGATATGAAAATTCCGGGCATGGATGGACTAGAAATTTTGAAAAGACTGAAACAAAAGGATCCCGACATTCGAGTAATCATCATGACTGCATACGGGGAGCTCGAGATGATTAATGCATCAAATGAATTAGGAGCATTAGCTCACTTTCCAAAACCATTTGATATTGTGGAGATTCGTGAAGCTGTCCGAAAGTACTTACCAATGAGAATTGATTCATAG
- a CDS encoding DUF2529 domain-containing protein codes for MLKMFSTQLTGLFNRVFDKEQFQIEDGARLLAQAPVGEGHIYIKGFDEMESVAFEALYGAEPFEHAVRLEAGISLSTADRAIIFTRFSTDKEAVSLGEQLAEKNIPFVVVSGQKKEEHSRLNDLADVHINTQLLRPLLPTEDGSRIGFPSSMVALYIYFALKFTIEEIIEEYE; via the coding sequence ATGTTAAAAATGTTTTCTACACAACTAACCGGGTTATTTAACCGGGTTTTTGATAAAGAGCAGTTTCAAATAGAAGATGGGGCCAGACTATTGGCACAAGCTCCTGTTGGAGAAGGACATATTTATATAAAAGGCTTCGATGAAATGGAAAGTGTTGCGTTTGAAGCATTATATGGGGCAGAACCCTTTGAACATGCAGTGAGATTGGAAGCCGGCATTTCTTTATCGACTGCTGACAGAGCAATTATTTTCACGAGATTTTCGACAGATAAGGAAGCAGTATCTCTCGGAGAACAACTAGCAGAAAAAAATATACCTTTCGTTGTCGTTTCTGGTCAGAAAAAGGAAGAGCATTCTCGCCTTAATGATCTTGCAGATGTTCATATTAATACGCAATTACTTAGGCCGCTATTACCAACTGAAGATGGGAGTCGTATCGGTTTTCCTTCATCCATGGTAGCTCTATATATCTACTTTGCTTTAAAGTTTACAATCGAAGAGATTATAGAAGAATATGAGTAA
- a CDS encoding CTP synthase: MSKYIFVTGGVVSSLGKGITAASLGRLLKNRGLSVTIQKFDPYINVDPGTMSPYQHGEVFVTDDGAETDLDLGHYERFIDINLNKYSNVTTGKVYSEVLKKERRGDYNGGTVQVIPHITNEIKDRIYRAAEKTQADVVITEIGGTVGDIESLPFLEAIRQMKNDVGRDNVMYIHCTLIPYLKAAGEMKTKPTQHSVKELRSLGIQPNVIVVRTEMPISQDMKDKIALFCDIDKEAVIEAGDASTLYSIPLSLQDQHLDQIVCNHLKLVCSDADMTEWKQLVEKVQGLTRTTKIALVGKYVELQDAYISVVEALKHAGYTFDSDIEVKWLNAELITEENVAAELADVDGVLVPGGFGDRGVDGKLAAIKYARENKVPFFGICLGMQLASVEYARNVAGLDTAHSSEINPTTPHPIIDLLPDQEGIEDLGGTLRLGLYPCKVEEGTKAYEAYKVDTVEERHRHRYEFNNKYREEMEKAGFIFSGVSPDGRYVEIIELPDHPWFVACQFHPEFTSRPTRPQPLFNSFVEAAINAKA; this comes from the coding sequence GTGTCAAAGTATATTTTCGTAACCGGTGGAGTAGTATCATCATTAGGTAAAGGCATCACGGCTGCATCTTTAGGGCGCCTGTTAAAAAATCGTGGCTTAAGCGTAACGATTCAAAAATTCGATCCATACATTAACGTGGACCCAGGTACAATGAGTCCTTATCAACATGGAGAAGTGTTTGTGACAGATGATGGCGCGGAAACGGATCTTGATCTCGGTCATTACGAACGTTTTATTGATATTAATTTAAATAAATACAGTAATGTAACGACAGGTAAGGTTTATTCTGAAGTGTTAAAAAAGGAACGGCGCGGTGATTATAACGGCGGTACAGTTCAAGTTATTCCGCATATTACAAATGAAATTAAAGATCGTATTTATCGTGCGGCTGAAAAAACGCAAGCAGACGTAGTTATTACAGAAATAGGTGGAACAGTTGGGGATATTGAATCCCTTCCATTCCTAGAAGCAATTCGCCAAATGAAAAATGATGTTGGCCGTGATAATGTGATGTACATTCACTGTACACTTATTCCATATTTGAAGGCTGCGGGTGAAATGAAAACAAAACCGACCCAACATAGCGTAAAAGAACTTCGTAGCTTAGGAATTCAACCTAACGTAATTGTTGTTCGTACAGAAATGCCAATTTCTCAAGATATGAAAGATAAAATTGCCTTGTTTTGTGATATAGATAAAGAGGCTGTTATTGAAGCGGGAGATGCAAGCACGTTATATTCTATCCCACTTTCATTGCAGGACCAACATCTTGACCAAATCGTTTGTAATCATTTGAAGCTTGTATGTAGTGATGCAGATATGACTGAATGGAAGCAGCTCGTAGAAAAAGTTCAGGGACTTACGAGAACAACGAAAATAGCTTTAGTAGGCAAATATGTTGAACTTCAAGATGCATATATTTCAGTTGTCGAAGCATTGAAACATGCAGGGTACACATTCGATTCTGATATAGAAGTCAAATGGTTAAATGCAGAGCTTATTACTGAGGAAAATGTTGCAGCTGAGCTTGCTGATGTAGATGGCGTTCTTGTACCAGGTGGTTTTGGGGACAGAGGCGTTGATGGTAAATTAGCAGCAATCAAATATGCTCGTGAAAATAAAGTTCCATTCTTTGGTATTTGTTTAGGGATGCAACTTGCTTCTGTTGAATATGCAAGAAATGTGGCTGGATTAGATACGGCTCATTCATCCGAAATAAATCCGACAACACCACATCCGATTATTGATCTTTTACCAGATCAAGAAGGTATAGAAGATTTAGGTGGAACATTAAGACTTGGACTTTATCCGTGTAAGGTTGAAGAAGGTACGAAAGCTTACGAGGCTTATAAAGTAGATACGGTGGAGGAACGTCATCGCCATCGTTACGAGTTCAATAATAAATATCGGGAAGAAATGGAGAAGGCTGGCTTTATATTCTCAGGAGTTAGCCCAGACGGTCGTTACGTAGAAATTATCGAGCTACCTGATCATCCATGGTTCGTAGCATGTCAGTTCCATCCGGAATTTACTTCACGCCCAACACGTCCACAGCCATTATTCAATAGCTTTGTGGAAGCGGCAATAAATGCTAAAGCGTAA
- the rpoE gene encoding DNA-directed RNA polymerase subunit delta: MKLQQLSKEQRSEMSFIEVATYIFEEKREAMPFNELVAEIGRLLEIPEKKLRQRMLQFYTDINIDGQFISLGENRWGLREWYPFDQIDEEVIVPAKPKKKKAKKAAVIDDDEDLELEDDYDLDEDESVDDDDEDEEEEDESLEALREAEVDEDLVDDEFEIEEEVEELDIDEEDEDEEEEEEEEEQ, encoded by the coding sequence TTGAAATTGCAGCAGCTGTCCAAAGAACAACGTAGTGAAATGTCTTTTATTGAAGTCGCGACGTATATTTTTGAGGAAAAAAGAGAAGCAATGCCATTTAATGAGTTAGTCGCTGAAATTGGGAGATTGCTGGAAATTCCAGAAAAAAAACTTCGTCAACGAATGCTCCAATTTTATACTGATATCAATATTGATGGTCAATTTATCTCACTTGGTGAAAATCGTTGGGGATTACGTGAATGGTACCCGTTCGATCAAATTGATGAAGAAGTGATAGTCCCTGCTAAACCGAAAAAGAAGAAAGCTAAAAAAGCAGCGGTTATTGACGATGATGAAGATCTAGAGTTGGAAGATGATTATGACCTAGATGAAGATGAGTCGGTTGATGACGATGATGAAGACGAAGAAGAAGAAGATGAAAGCTTAGAGGCTTTACGTGAAGCAGAAGTAGACGAAGATCTAGTAGACGATGAATTTGAGATTGAAGAAGAAGTAGAAGAATTAGATATTGATGAAGAAGACGAGGACGAAGAAGAAGAGGAAGAGGAAGAAGAGCAATAA
- the icmF gene encoding fused isobutyryl-CoA mutase/GTPase IcmF produces the protein MSALEIYKPRHHVRFVTASSLFDGHDASINIMRRILQASGAEVIHLGHNRSVEEIVNAAIQEDVQGIAVSSYQGGHIEYFKYMHDLLAEKDATHIQIYGGGGGVIIPREIKELHEYGIARIFSPDDGRVNGLQGMINLMLEQCDVSTGPLKIGLENLTNGDQQIVAKLISIAENRVGTENDSDLFSTIKKLVGSAPVLGITGTGGAGKSSLTDELIRRFINEVPEKKVAILSIDPSKQKSGGALLGDRIRMNAIFSPRVYMRSLATRGSRSELSLATRDAIDIVKAAGFDLVIVETSGIGQGDAEITEISDVSMYVMTSEFGAPSQLEKIDMIDYADLIVINKFERKGSEDARRQVQKQYQRSRLLFDIELEDMPVYGTIASQFNDQGTNALFAALIEKLNEKCGTEWSTAFSKNQKVEKQDVIIPNSRQHYLREIADTVHRYHKQAEEQVKIARRVFQLEGAITAAEEAATNIVDELIALKIKTEEKLLPAAKKVITEWQAMKEKYAGERFVTKIRDREIETKLTIKSLSGLSIPKVALPKYADYGEILNWVYKENVPGSFPFTAGVFPFKRQGEDPKRQFAGEGTPERTNRRFHYLSKDDEAKRLSTAFDSVTLYGEDPDYRPDIYGKVGESGVNICTLEDMEKLYAGFGLCASSTSVSMTINGPAPIILAMFMNTAIDQQIKVKKAELNRELTLEEYAEIKAHSLNTVRGTVQADILKEDQGQNTCIFSTEFALRMMGDIQQYFIDQQVHNYYSVSISGYHIAEAGANPISQLAFTLANGFTYVEYYLSRKMDIDDFAPNLSFFFSNGLDPEYTVIGRVARRIWATTMRDKYGANERSQKLKYHVQTSGRSLHAQEIDFNDIRTTLQALMALQDNCNSLHTNAYDEAITTPTEESVRRAMAIQMIITKEHGLSKNENPLQGSFIIEELTDLVEEAVLQEFERLNDRGGVLGAMETQYQRGKIQEESMYYEMLKHSGTLPIVGVNTYINPNPPSETSINDIQLARATKEEKETQMDHLREFQDRNRAQVGNALQRLKETAVNGGNIFAELMETTKVASLGQITNALYEVGGQYRRNM, from the coding sequence ATGAGTGCTCTAGAAATATATAAACCACGTCATCATGTTCGTTTTGTCACGGCATCTAGTTTGTTTGATGGGCATGATGCATCAATCAATATCATGCGGAGGATTTTACAAGCTAGTGGTGCAGAAGTCATTCATTTAGGGCATAATCGTTCCGTGGAAGAGATAGTAAATGCGGCCATCCAAGAAGATGTGCAGGGAATTGCGGTATCTTCCTATCAAGGTGGACATATCGAGTATTTTAAATATATGCATGATTTGCTTGCTGAAAAAGATGCTACACATATTCAAATATATGGGGGCGGAGGAGGCGTTATCATCCCTCGGGAAATCAAGGAACTACATGAATATGGGATTGCGCGAATCTTTTCACCAGATGATGGGCGAGTAAACGGTCTCCAAGGCATGATCAATCTAATGCTTGAACAATGTGATGTCTCAACAGGTCCCTTAAAAATTGGATTAGAAAATCTGACAAATGGCGATCAACAAATAGTGGCTAAATTAATATCAATTGCAGAAAATCGTGTAGGAACAGAGAATGACTCTGATCTTTTTTCAACGATAAAAAAGCTTGTTGGATCTGCACCAGTACTCGGGATAACCGGTACTGGTGGAGCGGGGAAAAGCTCGCTGACGGACGAACTCATACGGAGATTTATTAATGAAGTACCAGAAAAGAAAGTGGCTATTTTGTCCATTGATCCGTCAAAGCAAAAATCTGGCGGTGCATTATTAGGGGATCGGATTAGGATGAACGCCATTTTCTCTCCACGTGTGTATATGAGGAGCTTAGCGACACGAGGATCTAGGAGTGAATTATCACTTGCTACCCGTGATGCGATCGATATTGTCAAAGCAGCAGGATTTGACCTTGTCATTGTGGAAACGAGTGGAATCGGTCAAGGCGACGCTGAGATTACTGAAATTAGTGATGTCTCCATGTATGTAATGACGAGCGAATTTGGAGCACCATCACAACTTGAAAAAATTGACATGATTGATTATGCGGATTTAATTGTCATCAATAAATTTGAGCGCAAAGGCTCTGAGGATGCAAGGAGACAGGTGCAAAAGCAATATCAGCGCAGTCGCTTGCTTTTTGATATAGAACTTGAAGACATGCCGGTTTATGGAACAATTGCAAGTCAATTCAATGATCAGGGTACGAACGCATTATTTGCAGCTTTGATTGAAAAATTAAATGAAAAATGTGGTACAGAATGGTCGACTGCTTTTTCAAAAAATCAAAAGGTAGAAAAACAAGATGTAATTATTCCGAACAGTCGTCAGCATTATTTAAGGGAGATTGCTGATACCGTCCATCGTTATCACAAGCAGGCAGAAGAACAAGTGAAAATTGCACGCAGGGTATTCCAATTAGAAGGTGCAATCACAGCTGCGGAAGAGGCAGCTACTAATATAGTGGATGAATTGATCGCTTTGAAAATAAAAACAGAAGAAAAGCTATTGCCAGCTGCAAAAAAAGTCATCACTGAATGGCAGGCAATGAAAGAAAAATATGCAGGGGAACGGTTCGTAACGAAGATTCGCGACCGTGAAATCGAGACGAAGCTAACAATTAAAAGTTTGTCCGGTCTTTCGATTCCAAAAGTCGCGTTGCCAAAATACGCGGATTATGGTGAAATCCTGAATTGGGTGTACAAAGAAAATGTGCCAGGTTCATTTCCGTTTACAGCAGGTGTGTTTCCTTTTAAACGGCAAGGCGAAGATCCGAAACGCCAATTTGCCGGTGAAGGAACACCTGAACGGACCAATCGGCGTTTTCATTACTTATCAAAGGATGACGAAGCCAAACGTTTGAGCACAGCATTTGACTCGGTTACGCTTTATGGCGAGGATCCCGATTATCGGCCTGATATTTATGGAAAAGTTGGCGAGAGTGGTGTGAACATTTGTACGCTGGAAGATATGGAAAAGTTATATGCAGGATTCGGTCTATGTGCGTCATCTACGTCTGTTTCGATGACAATCAATGGACCAGCACCAATTATTCTTGCGATGTTCATGAATACAGCGATTGACCAGCAAATAAAAGTGAAAAAGGCGGAGCTTAATAGGGAATTAACGCTGGAAGAATACGCTGAAATAAAGGCACATTCTTTAAATACAGTACGTGGCACAGTACAGGCTGATATTTTAAAGGAGGATCAAGGTCAGAATACATGTATTTTCTCTACGGAGTTTGCGTTGAGAATGATGGGGGATATTCAGCAATATTTTATCGATCAACAAGTCCATAACTATTATTCTGTATCTATATCTGGTTACCATATCGCGGAAGCGGGAGCTAATCCGATTTCCCAACTCGCTTTCACACTCGCGAACGGCTTTACGTATGTAGAATATTATTTAAGTCGCAAAATGGATATCGATGATTTCGCACCTAACTTATCATTTTTCTTTTCGAATGGGCTTGATCCAGAGTATACGGTAATCGGCAGGGTGGCACGAAGAATTTGGGCAACGACAATGCGAGATAAATATGGTGCAAATGAACGGAGTCAAAAGTTAAAGTATCATGTACAAACATCAGGACGCTCCCTTCATGCTCAAGAAATTGATTTTAATGATATCCGTACAACCTTACAAGCTTTAATGGCATTGCAGGATAATTGTAACTCACTTCATACAAATGCCTATGACGAAGCAATTACGACGCCAACCGAAGAGTCTGTGAGGCGGGCGATGGCGATTCAAATGATCATAACAAAAGAACATGGTTTATCAAAAAATGAAAATCCGCTGCAAGGATCATTTATTATCGAAGAGCTAACAGACCTAGTGGAGGAAGCTGTGTTGCAGGAATTTGAACGATTGAATGACCGTGGAGGCGTTTTAGGTGCAATGGAAACCCAGTACCAACGTGGCAAAATCCAAGAAGAATCTATGTATTATGAAATGCTAAAGCATTCGGGGACGCTCCCGATCGTTGGCGTGAACACCTATATAAATCCGAATCCGCCATCAGAAACAAGCATAAACGACATCCAACTCGCTCGAGCAACAAAAGAAGAGAAAGAAACGCAAATGGATCATTTACGGGAATTTCAGGACAGGAACAGGGCTCAAGTTGGCAATGCATTGCAGAGATTGAAAGAAACAGCAGTGAACGGTGGTAATATTTTTGCAGAGTTAATGGAAACGACAAAAGTAGCGAGTCTTGGACAAATCACAAACGCCCTTTACGAAGTAGGTGGACAATATCGCCGCAATATGTAA
- a CDS encoding acyl-CoA dehydrogenase → MNFKLSEEHIMIRKMVRDFAQKEVAPTAAERDEKERFDIELFEKMAELGLTGIPWPEEYGGIGSDYLAYCIAIEELSRVCASTGVTLSAHTSLASWPLYKFGTEEQKQKYLRPLAEGSKIGAYGLTEPASGSDAGAMKTSARLDGADYIINGSKIFITNGGIADIYIVFALTELSDKRSTTAFIIEKDFAGFSVGKKEKKLGIRSSPTTEIIFEDCKVPIENMLGEVGEGFKIAMMTLDGGRNGIAAQAVGIAQGALDASITYAKERKQFGKPIADNQGISFKLADMVTSIEASRLLTYQAAWLESSGLPYGKESAMSKLMAGDSAMKVTTEAVQVFGGYGYTKDYPVERFMRDAKITQIYEGTQEIQRLVISRMLTK, encoded by the coding sequence ATGAACTTTAAATTAAGTGAAGAACACATAATGATTAGGAAGATGGTTCGTGATTTTGCCCAAAAGGAAGTGGCGCCAACTGCGGCAGAAAGAGATGAAAAGGAACGCTTTGATATCGAGTTATTCGAAAAAATGGCCGAACTTGGCCTAACAGGTATTCCTTGGCCAGAAGAGTATGGTGGAATTGGCAGTGATTATTTAGCATATTGTATTGCTATAGAGGAGTTATCTCGCGTTTGCGCATCAACTGGGGTAACTCTTTCCGCTCACACATCACTTGCTAGCTGGCCGCTCTATAAGTTTGGGACCGAGGAACAGAAACAGAAGTATTTAAGGCCTCTTGCTGAAGGTTCAAAAATAGGCGCGTATGGGCTAACAGAACCTGCTTCAGGATCAGATGCTGGGGCGATGAAAACATCGGCACGCCTTGATGGAGCAGATTATATTATTAATGGTTCGAAAATATTTATTACAAATGGTGGCATTGCTGATATTTATATCGTGTTTGCTTTAACAGAACTGAGTGACAAACGGAGTACGACTGCGTTTATCATTGAAAAAGATTTCGCTGGGTTCTCTGTAGGGAAAAAAGAGAAAAAACTTGGCATCCGTTCCTCACCGACAACAGAAATTATTTTCGAAGATTGTAAGGTCCCTATTGAAAACATGCTTGGAGAAGTAGGAGAAGGATTTAAAATCGCCATGATGACACTGGACGGTGGTCGTAACGGTATAGCCGCACAGGCAGTTGGCATCGCACAAGGTGCGCTAGATGCATCAATCACTTATGCAAAGGAACGCAAACAATTCGGGAAGCCGATCGCTGATAATCAAGGAATATCCTTTAAACTAGCAGACATGGTGACAAGTATAGAAGCGTCCCGTCTCCTCACATACCAAGCAGCATGGCTCGAATCGTCAGGTCTTCCATATGGAAAGGAATCAGCTATGTCTAAATTGATGGCTGGGGACTCGGCGATGAAAGTAACGACAGAGGCAGTACAGGTTTTCGGTGGCTATGGCTATACAAAAGACTACCCTGTAGAACGATTTATGCGCGATGCAAAAATTACCCAAATTTACGAAGGCACCCAAGAAATCCAACGACTCGTCATTTCACGAATGTTAACAAAATGA
- a CDS encoding acyl-CoA dehydrogenase, translating into MNLQLTEEQTMMRKMVRDFAQKEIVPFIDRMEAGEFPREILNKMAKLGLMGIPIPEKYNGAEMDFMSYVIAIQELSKVSATIGVILSVHTSVGTNPILYFGTEEQKQKYVTKLASGQYLGAFCLTEPGAGSDAANLKTRAVKKDDHYLLNGTKAFITNGGEADIYIVFALTAPAKGQRGISAFIVEKTAPGLIIGKDEKKMGLHGSRTVQLTFENMKIPIGNLLGSEGEGFRIALANLNVGRIGIAAQALGIAEAACEAAINYAAERKQFGKSIARQQGIAFKLADMATAVESARLLVYRAADLWARGLPCAQETSIAKLFTSKTAVEVATEAIQVFGGYGYTEDYPVERYFRDAKITEIYEGTSEIQRIVISKHLIK; encoded by the coding sequence ATGAATCTTCAGTTAACAGAGGAACAAACAATGATGCGGAAAATGGTTCGTGATTTTGCGCAAAAAGAAATAGTACCGTTTATTGATCGCATGGAAGCGGGAGAGTTTCCAAGGGAGATATTAAATAAAATGGCTAAGCTCGGCCTGATGGGAATTCCTATACCTGAAAAATATAATGGGGCAGAAATGGACTTTATGTCTTACGTTATAGCGATTCAAGAACTCTCCAAAGTAAGTGCAACGATCGGTGTTATATTATCTGTGCATACGTCTGTTGGGACGAATCCAATTCTATACTTTGGAACGGAAGAACAGAAACAAAAGTATGTCACAAAGCTTGCAAGCGGGCAATATCTAGGTGCTTTTTGCCTAACAGAGCCAGGAGCGGGTTCAGATGCGGCTAATTTAAAAACACGAGCTGTGAAAAAAGATGATCATTATCTGTTAAATGGTACGAAAGCTTTTATTACAAATGGCGGAGAAGCTGATATATATATTGTTTTTGCGTTAACAGCACCAGCCAAAGGGCAACGGGGCATCTCCGCTTTTATCGTGGAAAAAACAGCTCCTGGATTGATAATTGGAAAAGACGAGAAAAAAATGGGGCTTCACGGATCGAGAACTGTTCAACTAACATTTGAAAATATGAAAATACCTATAGGGAACCTCCTAGGCTCGGAAGGAGAAGGCTTTAGAATTGCGTTAGCTAACCTGAATGTCGGCCGTATTGGCATCGCCGCACAAGCGCTTGGAATTGCTGAAGCAGCATGTGAAGCCGCAATAAACTACGCCGCAGAGCGCAAACAATTTGGAAAATCGATAGCAAGGCAGCAAGGAATCGCCTTTAAGCTAGCAGATATGGCTACTGCAGTAGAGAGCGCTAGATTGCTCGTATATCGGGCGGCTGATTTATGGGCGCGTGGACTTCCTTGTGCACAAGAAACATCAATTGCCAAACTATTCACATCCAAAACAGCGGTAGAAGTAGCTACAGAAGCGATTCAAGTTTTCGGAGGATACGGCTACACAGAAGATTACCCAGTTGAACGTTACTTCCGCGACGCGAAAATTACAGAAATATACGAAGGCACAAGCGAAATCCAACGAATCGTTATTAGTAAGCACCTTATAAAATAG